The following proteins are co-located in the Citricoccus sp. K5 genome:
- a CDS encoding DUF2190 family protein, with protein MAKNMRLPEALHISLPVPAYVVPGSPVAVGAFRGIAQTERFPDGTATVWLNGSADVTVTGAVANVGDPVYITAATGALTTTATDNLLFGFALATKAAAAGPVEVSLLNGPAQA; from the coding sequence GTGGCCAAGAACATGCGCCTCCCCGAGGCACTGCACATCTCCCTGCCCGTCCCCGCCTACGTCGTCCCCGGTTCCCCTGTGGCCGTCGGCGCCTTCCGCGGCATCGCCCAGACCGAACGATTCCCCGACGGCACCGCCACCGTGTGGCTCAACGGCTCCGCTGACGTCACCGTCACCGGCGCCGTCGCCAACGTCGGAGACCCGGTGTACATCACCGCCGCCACCGGCGCACTCACCACCACCGCCACGGACAACCTCCTGTTCGGCTTCGCACTGGCCACCAAGGCCGCCGCTGCCGGACCGGTCGAAGTCTCCCTGCTCAACGGCCCGGCACAGGCCTGA
- a CDS encoding M23 family metallopeptidase, with translation MPVEDRSRFTSAFGKRDIDNGPRDHWGVDFGGPTPGESVFAKAAADGVMEWIKTIPLRSGPAIGIRHPDGSLTAYLHTRRHKVKPGQQVKRGEVIAETWHTGIPLSNGIHLHFEWWDDYRDHRSVFNPLSRLAQYGWVIKDGRLYDEWDGRATATPSSSTDKPSAIIPAAPAPQEGELTVSDVSKIMHELAQIRAQISGGHVQQLGKHDEEAARDAGDSLADTLAEVRSTVNELRAIVGTTSRTSAWVIDPETGQQVEVYLSGVLQRIDGKLSALVESAENAGTVEPDRVRTLAPAVNTVKEA, from the coding sequence ATGCCAGTAGAAGACCGATCCCGGTTCACCAGCGCCTTCGGGAAGCGTGACATCGACAACGGGCCACGAGACCACTGGGGCGTGGACTTCGGCGGCCCTACGCCCGGCGAGTCCGTGTTCGCCAAGGCCGCAGCAGATGGCGTCATGGAGTGGATCAAGACCATCCCACTGCGCTCCGGCCCGGCCATCGGCATCCGGCACCCGGACGGGTCACTGACCGCCTACCTCCACACCCGCCGCCACAAGGTCAAGCCGGGCCAACAGGTCAAGCGCGGCGAGGTGATCGCCGAGACATGGCACACCGGCATCCCCCTGTCCAACGGCATCCACCTCCACTTCGAATGGTGGGACGACTACCGCGACCACCGCAGCGTGTTCAACCCTCTCAGCAGGCTCGCCCAGTACGGGTGGGTCATCAAGGACGGTCGGCTCTACGACGAATGGGACGGCCGCGCCACCGCCACCCCGTCCAGTTCCACCGATAAGCCGTCCGCCATCATCCCCGCAGCACCAGCACCCCAAGAAGGAGAACTCACCGTGAGTGATGTCAGCAAGATCATGCATGAACTGGCCCAGATCCGAGCTCAGATCTCCGGTGGCCACGTCCAGCAGCTCGGTAAGCACGACGAAGAGGCCGCACGGGACGCCGGGGACAGCCTCGCTGACACCCTCGCCGAGGTGCGCTCCACCGTCAACGAGCTCCGCGCCATCGTTGGCACCACCAGCCGCACGTCCGCATGGGTCATCGACCCCGAGACCGGTCAGCAGGTCGAGGTCTACCTCTCCGGCGTCCTCCAGCGCATCGACGGCAAGCTCTCCGCGCTCGTGGAGTCCGCCGAGAACGCGGGCACGGTGGAACCCGACCGCGTGCGCACCCTCGCCCCCGCCGTCAATACCGTGAAGGAGGCCTGA
- a CDS encoding M23 family metallopeptidase: MHSSHRRTIVEKRWRKFRVRGFHEALVELRFAGNGQENLREIPGALDGITFRWERFMPTIDGARLTDIYGYREWRDEDPYLDAYHYGIDIAGVTPNTRPAIFAAANGQVEFVGSYVVPNRNGQHIGIRHPDGTLSFYGHISDPRVSQGQRVGRGQRIATMGNTGTANVHLHFESWVTDQTTHRNPISWLSQYGWSLSGDRLRDTGDFPDDPTYGNYQEDEVLFLYGASKGRVLSGGVFAGVHVSVIEQARAAGIPVISLTDAGHASLVASFGLS; encoded by the coding sequence ATGCATTCATCGCATCGCAGAACCATCGTCGAAAAAAGGTGGCGCAAATTTCGTGTGAGGGGTTTTCATGAAGCGCTCGTTGAACTACGGTTTGCAGGGAACGGCCAGGAAAATCTAAGGGAGATTCCAGGCGCATTAGACGGGATAACTTTTAGATGGGAACGCTTCATGCCCACAATTGATGGCGCCCGATTGACCGATATTTATGGGTATCGTGAATGGCGTGACGAGGATCCATACTTGGATGCGTATCATTACGGGATCGACATTGCTGGCGTCACTCCCAACACCCGCCCGGCAATTTTCGCCGCAGCTAATGGCCAAGTGGAGTTCGTCGGCTCCTATGTTGTTCCGAATCGGAATGGTCAACATATCGGCATTCGACACCCGGACGGCACGCTCTCGTTCTACGGTCACATCAGTGATCCTCGCGTGTCTCAGGGTCAGAGAGTCGGCCGAGGTCAGCGAATCGCAACGATGGGCAACACGGGTACAGCGAATGTCCACTTGCATTTTGAGTCTTGGGTGACCGATCAGACTACTCACAGAAACCCGATTTCATGGCTCAGTCAATACGGCTGGTCACTTTCGGGTGATCGTTTACGAGACACCGGTGATTTCCCGGATGATCCCACATATGGTAACTATCAGGAGGATGAAGTGCTTTTTCTTTACGGGGCCAGCAAGGGTCGAGTTCTGTCGGGCGGCGTCTTCGCCGGGGTGCACGTTTCGGTAATTGAGCAGGCACGGGCCGCAGGGATCCCGGTCATTTCGCTCACCGATGCCGGGCACGCAAGCTTGGTTGCCTCATTCGGTCTGTCCTGA
- a CDS encoding HGGxSTG domain-containing protein yields MTEPDPYTPGQTAENGRPICGAKKKDGNPCGASPAKGATRCRRHGGNTPQAKGKAKARVTTEKAGRALRNLGYDSEAENINPAEALLRLVSDKYREVAWLRMQVDHIQAGNNPGGTTPLVWGVTGHEFGVGPDGPIDKTTESSDLNIYVRWLHTAEDQLARYASAALKAGVEQRQLDIREAEALIFVGAINSILTALQLTTEQQQLVPTIVPQALRALEGRTA; encoded by the coding sequence ATGACCGAGCCTGACCCCTACACCCCCGGCCAGACGGCGGAGAACGGGCGGCCGATCTGTGGGGCTAAGAAGAAGGACGGCAACCCATGCGGTGCATCCCCAGCGAAGGGTGCCACTCGGTGCCGGCGGCATGGCGGGAACACGCCACAGGCGAAGGGGAAGGCCAAAGCCCGGGTCACCACGGAGAAGGCCGGCCGTGCCCTCCGGAACCTCGGCTACGACTCCGAGGCCGAGAACATCAACCCCGCCGAAGCCCTCCTACGGCTCGTGTCCGACAAGTACCGGGAAGTCGCCTGGCTCCGCATGCAAGTCGACCACATCCAAGCGGGCAACAACCCCGGCGGCACCACGCCCCTCGTCTGGGGCGTCACCGGCCACGAATTCGGCGTCGGACCCGACGGCCCCATCGACAAGACCACAGAGTCGTCGGACCTGAACATCTACGTGCGCTGGCTCCACACCGCCGAAGACCAACTCGCCCGGTACGCGTCCGCCGCGCTCAAGGCGGGCGTCGAACAACGCCAGTTGGATATCCGCGAAGCCGAAGCGCTGATCTTCGTCGGAGCCATCAACTCCATCCTCACCGCATTGCAGCTCACCACCGAGCAACAGCAGCTCGTCCCCACCATCGTGCCTCAGGCACTACGGGCACTCGAAGGCAGGACCGCATGA
- the terL gene encoding phage terminase large subunit has product MAAASVWELAAQKFEKTAPEYASPLDMATALDPRVVRTPALDLINQRLVETMNKPDGRLIISMPPQEGKSQLGSRRFPLWALTQNPDLRVAIASYEANIARRWGRVIRDDLNQYTDRLGLRVRPDLASQAEWQLANQEGGVFTAGVGGAMTGRPVDLMIIDDPVKGREQADSPTIQEKTWTWWTDTVLTRLAPGAPVILILTRWSENDLAGKLLDDEPDVWEFLNIPAQAEGDNDPLGRDPDEFMISARGRTTAQWEARKRSSGPVTWASLYQGRPSPAEGGIFPTDWPTYDTPIWVQHDDGRRTVPGIDREDHELIQSWDLAFKGGDRSDFVVGQVWLRVGADVYLLDQIRGRMDFNRTLQAVKDMTAKWPQAGAKFIEDKANGPAVINSLSQSIPGIIPVEPEGGKVARANAISPFAHAKNIHLPAAALLSNVQDLRDEALNFPNAAHDDTIDGMTQAVNQLLLRPLTGGPQDLDELVPDTEMDWSLSPY; this is encoded by the coding sequence ATGGCAGCGGCATCCGTGTGGGAGCTGGCGGCCCAGAAGTTCGAGAAGACGGCGCCCGAGTACGCCAGCCCCTTGGACATGGCCACCGCCCTCGACCCTCGAGTGGTCCGCACCCCAGCACTGGACCTCATCAACCAGCGCCTCGTGGAGACCATGAACAAGCCGGACGGCCGGCTCATCATCTCCATGCCACCCCAGGAGGGCAAGAGCCAGCTCGGCTCCCGCCGCTTCCCCCTCTGGGCCCTGACCCAGAACCCCGATCTGCGCGTGGCCATCGCCTCCTACGAGGCCAACATCGCCCGCCGCTGGGGCCGCGTCATCCGCGACGACCTCAACCAGTACACCGACCGGCTGGGCCTCCGCGTCCGCCCCGACCTGGCCTCACAGGCCGAATGGCAGCTGGCCAACCAAGAGGGCGGCGTCTTCACTGCTGGTGTCGGTGGGGCCATGACCGGCCGCCCCGTGGACCTCATGATCATCGACGACCCCGTGAAGGGCCGCGAGCAGGCCGACTCCCCCACCATCCAGGAGAAGACCTGGACATGGTGGACCGACACCGTCCTGACCCGCCTCGCCCCCGGCGCCCCGGTCATCCTCATCTTGACCCGCTGGTCCGAGAACGACCTCGCAGGGAAGCTCCTCGACGATGAGCCGGACGTGTGGGAGTTCCTCAACATCCCAGCCCAAGCCGAAGGCGACAACGACCCCCTCGGCCGTGATCCTGACGAGTTCATGATCTCCGCCCGTGGCCGCACCACCGCCCAGTGGGAAGCCCGCAAGCGCTCATCCGGCCCCGTCACCTGGGCCAGTCTCTACCAGGGCCGGCCTTCCCCGGCTGAGGGTGGGATCTTCCCCACCGACTGGCCGACCTACGACACGCCCATCTGGGTGCAGCACGACGACGGGCGCCGAACCGTCCCCGGAATCGACCGTGAAGACCACGAGCTCATCCAGTCGTGGGACCTCGCATTCAAGGGCGGCGACCGGTCGGACTTCGTAGTCGGACAGGTCTGGTTGCGAGTCGGAGCCGACGTGTACCTGCTGGACCAGATCCGTGGCCGCATGGACTTCAACCGAACCCTCCAGGCCGTGAAGGACATGACCGCGAAGTGGCCACAGGCCGGCGCGAAGTTCATCGAGGACAAAGCGAACGGCCCCGCGGTGATCAACAGTCTGTCCCAGTCCATCCCCGGGATAATCCCGGTGGAACCCGAGGGCGGCAAGGTGGCCCGCGCCAACGCCATCAGCCCGTTCGCGCACGCCAAGAACATCCACCTGCCAGCCGCGGCCCTGCTGTCCAACGTCCAGGACCTCCGGGACGAGGCCCTCAACTTCCCGAACGCCGCCCACGACGACACGATCGACGGCATGACCCAGGCAGTCAACCAGCTACTCCTGCGCCCGCTCACCGGCGGCCCGCAAGACCTGGATGAACTGGTCCCCGACACAGAGATGGATTGGTCCCTCTCCCCCTACTGA
- a CDS encoding phage minor head protein, giving the protein MAVTDEVVQLVRASRDRTVELTDQQVVAITRGWVDAWDELTPKFADALTVLLATDADTIPASVIAKDRRLAQALAAARSRLDELAALTKVTITNDLGTAVLDAVDAHLASLQAQLPPEAPGVTLGTLNDDTLDAIVARSTQQIASTTAALAPAAEAAMRAELIRGITVGDNPNTVARRIMTRTEGAFNGGLARAARIARTEMLDAGRAASRASAQVNRDLITARIWIASLDSRTCGSCLAQHGTEWPVDQFGPEDHQQGRCTFVDKTKTWAELGFTGIEDDEPDRPAERDDWWNSLTEETQDRALGKTRADLLRNGDVTWADLSTRHESPDWRPSYSLTPVKDLLPQ; this is encoded by the coding sequence ATGGCTGTAACCGATGAGGTTGTGCAGCTGGTGCGGGCATCCCGTGACCGGACCGTAGAACTCACCGACCAGCAGGTCGTCGCCATCACCCGAGGATGGGTCGATGCCTGGGACGAGCTCACCCCCAAGTTTGCCGACGCTCTCACCGTCTTGCTGGCCACGGACGCCGACACCATCCCAGCCAGCGTGATCGCGAAAGACCGGCGCCTCGCCCAAGCCCTGGCCGCCGCTCGGTCCCGCCTGGACGAGCTCGCCGCCCTGACCAAGGTGACCATCACCAACGACCTCGGCACCGCAGTCCTGGACGCCGTAGACGCGCACCTCGCCTCACTGCAAGCCCAACTCCCGCCCGAGGCCCCCGGGGTCACGCTCGGCACCCTGAACGATGACACCCTGGACGCCATCGTGGCCCGCTCCACCCAGCAGATCGCATCCACCACCGCAGCACTCGCCCCGGCCGCTGAGGCAGCCATGCGCGCCGAGCTCATCCGCGGCATCACCGTCGGGGACAACCCGAACACGGTGGCCCGACGCATCATGACCCGCACCGAGGGAGCGTTCAACGGTGGCCTCGCCCGGGCCGCCCGCATCGCCCGAACCGAAATGCTCGACGCCGGCCGGGCCGCCAGCCGTGCCAGTGCACAAGTCAACCGGGACCTCATCACCGCCCGCATCTGGATCGCATCACTCGACTCCCGGACCTGCGGATCCTGTCTCGCCCAGCACGGCACGGAATGGCCGGTCGATCAGTTCGGCCCCGAGGACCACCAGCAGGGCCGGTGCACGTTCGTGGACAAGACCAAGACCTGGGCGGAGCTCGGCTTCACCGGCATTGAGGACGACGAGCCCGACCGGCCTGCCGAGCGAGACGACTGGTGGAACAGCCTCACCGAAGAGACCCAGGACCGCGCCCTCGGCAAGACCCGGGCCGACCTACTCCGCAACGGGGATGTCACCTGGGCGGACCTATCCACTCGCCACGAGAGCCCCGACTGGCGGCCGTCCTACAGCCTCACCCCAGTGAAAGACCTACTCCCCCAGTAG
- a CDS encoding HK97-gp10 family putative phage morphogenesis protein: protein MGAGDDIRAHANRLQTAPGKLRPMVVAATVKATIDTANGARELAPVDTGMLKGSITTETGTDGSAVYGQVEAGVNYAAYVEHGTSRMAPQPYMSPAFEKNSAKWLEALGQLGGKAVT, encoded by the coding sequence ATGGGTGCAGGCGACGACATTCGGGCCCACGCCAACCGGCTACAGACCGCCCCGGGGAAACTCCGGCCCATGGTCGTGGCCGCCACCGTGAAGGCCACGATCGACACCGCCAACGGAGCCCGGGAACTGGCGCCGGTGGACACAGGCATGCTCAAGGGTTCCATCACCACGGAGACCGGAACCGACGGCAGCGCCGTCTATGGCCAGGTAGAGGCCGGCGTGAACTATGCCGCGTACGTCGAGCACGGCACGTCCCGCATGGCACCCCAGCCCTATATGTCCCCGGCATTCGAGAAGAACAGCGCGAAGTGGTTGGAAGCCCTCGGCCAGCTCGGCGGGAAGGCGGTCACCTGA
- a CDS encoding phage tail tape measure protein: MADEVVRSRFEAETSGYDRAMERSAKVTDKFADSADKAGKATEQSAQKQERAAQNAAKAQDRSADAAGRLRVAQQKLNDARTSGDTTRIVAAEEGVAKAQRDVERTAQEAASAQDALQRELAGSGDAAQQSTGKFERLSKAVKDHRGDMEQVGTVALAAGAGLTAAAAGMGKAAMDWETAWVGVNKTVDGSAEEMAALEGELRTLATTLPATHTEIAAVAEAAGQLGIAREDVAAFTRTMIDLGETTNLTAEEAATTLAQFMNIMGTSADDIDNLGSSLVALGNDGASTEKDILMMGMRVAAVGKQMGMSEDQVMALASAMSSVGIEAEAGGTAISMVMKKIDTSVREGGDSLTGWAEAAGVSAEEFANAWQNRPAEAMVMLTSGLGDVAANGGDVNGMLADLGVKGVREADTMLRLAQSGDLLAESFETGAESFASASALADEASKRYETAESRIAVSWNKIKDSAIDAGGAILPVVATVTESIGGIAEVFSALPDPVKAGLGALTGAGGIALLAAGGFLTLAPRVVDTVDAMRGLGVTGARAKSALRIGGIATGAAVGITALVTGLTALYNSTRDAAPGVEEVANATLKLNEAGDSADLDSKFDFSGITTHVNGFGDALKRIDLSNPIKHVQSFGDTVFQQDNVMSQVRDTITSLDQALATMDAESAAQQMNALRIEAESVGRMDLSSWTELQRVFPEYAKGVEAAANATGQATSEADLFQAAMGNLPAHMQAVAEGGEAAGEGAAAGAEGINELGEAAEETEESLSDIVDAMMTLGVINRDAQAATDAHQQSLRDLAESFKENGMSIEGNTEKAAANRAATREVAETAWDAAAALAEQGAAHGDVRAELESGYAALYETARASGMNATAAEEWAKAQLGIDRDVEVSTWMDESAARMAEFTGQAVEAIPGYKGVTVAVSEDGTAGSVQEKINEVTGKTEHIFVTEDGTTIDVQAKIRNINGVERTVWVDDNGTVYGTQQDINNIEGTDVVARAHAETAAAEREFAQLARTRSVKFVASGLNNLSSSLSGMMNRFGGYTGGMVGRDFGLPRLANGGRLPYYGLGTDTILGIGSHGRPTALVDDGEFVEPEPMTRKYLGVLEAIRVDHPSIQHLAGLQGGGTVGREWSGSSINVGLDYERLEASLGGRGGPQINLGGIHTIDPTAAAKVAVGDLQHALEVNGL, translated from the coding sequence GTGGCGGATGAAGTCGTACGGTCACGGTTCGAGGCCGAAACCTCCGGGTACGACCGGGCGATGGAGCGGTCCGCGAAGGTCACCGACAAGTTCGCCGACTCCGCAGACAAGGCCGGCAAGGCCACCGAGCAGTCAGCGCAGAAGCAAGAGCGGGCCGCTCAGAATGCCGCCAAGGCCCAGGACCGTTCCGCTGACGCCGCCGGCCGCCTCCGCGTCGCCCAGCAGAAGCTCAACGACGCCCGCACCAGCGGCGACACCACCCGCATCGTTGCCGCCGAGGAAGGCGTGGCCAAGGCACAGCGCGACGTTGAGCGCACCGCCCAGGAAGCCGCATCCGCCCAGGACGCCCTGCAACGTGAGCTCGCTGGATCCGGGGACGCCGCACAGCAGTCAACCGGCAAGTTCGAGCGTCTCTCCAAGGCCGTCAAGGACCACCGCGGCGACATGGAGCAGGTGGGTACCGTCGCCCTCGCCGCCGGGGCCGGACTGACTGCCGCTGCGGCTGGCATGGGTAAAGCCGCCATGGACTGGGAGACCGCGTGGGTCGGCGTCAATAAGACCGTCGATGGATCAGCCGAAGAAATGGCAGCCCTCGAGGGCGAGCTCCGGACCCTCGCCACCACCCTGCCGGCCACCCACACGGAAATCGCGGCCGTCGCCGAGGCAGCCGGCCAGCTCGGCATCGCACGGGAAGACGTGGCCGCGTTCACCCGCACCATGATCGACCTCGGCGAGACCACCAACCTCACCGCCGAAGAGGCCGCCACCACCCTCGCTCAGTTCATGAACATCATGGGCACCAGCGCGGACGACATCGACAACCTCGGATCCTCCCTCGTGGCCCTCGGCAACGACGGCGCCAGCACCGAGAAGGACATCCTCATGATGGGGATGCGCGTCGCCGCCGTCGGCAAGCAGATGGGCATGTCTGAGGACCAGGTCATGGCCCTGGCCTCCGCGATGTCCTCCGTGGGCATCGAAGCTGAGGCTGGCGGTACCGCCATATCCATGGTGATGAAGAAGATCGACACCTCCGTCCGTGAAGGCGGGGACTCCCTCACCGGGTGGGCCGAAGCGGCCGGTGTCTCCGCAGAGGAGTTCGCCAACGCCTGGCAGAACCGCCCCGCCGAGGCCATGGTCATGCTCACCTCCGGGCTGGGAGACGTTGCCGCCAACGGTGGAGACGTGAACGGCATGCTCGCCGACCTCGGCGTGAAGGGTGTCCGTGAGGCAGACACCATGCTTCGCCTGGCCCAGTCCGGGGATCTGCTCGCCGAGTCCTTCGAAACTGGCGCCGAGTCATTCGCGTCCGCGTCCGCCCTGGCCGACGAGGCCTCCAAGCGGTACGAGACCGCAGAGTCCCGCATCGCCGTGTCCTGGAACAAGATCAAGGACTCCGCGATCGACGCCGGCGGGGCCATCCTGCCCGTCGTCGCGACCGTGACCGAGTCCATCGGTGGCATTGCCGAGGTGTTCTCCGCCCTGCCTGACCCGGTGAAGGCCGGACTGGGAGCCCTGACCGGTGCCGGTGGCATCGCCTTGTTGGCCGCCGGCGGGTTCCTTACCCTCGCCCCCCGAGTCGTGGACACCGTCGACGCCATGCGCGGCCTCGGTGTCACCGGCGCCCGGGCAAAGTCGGCACTCCGTATCGGTGGTATCGCCACCGGTGCCGCGGTCGGAATCACTGCCCTCGTGACCGGCCTGACCGCCCTCTACAACTCCACACGAGACGCTGCACCTGGCGTGGAGGAAGTCGCCAACGCCACGCTGAAACTCAACGAGGCCGGCGACTCGGCCGACCTGGACAGCAAGTTCGACTTCTCCGGAATCACCACCCACGTCAACGGGTTCGGTGACGCGCTCAAGCGCATCGACCTGTCCAACCCGATCAAGCACGTCCAGTCCTTCGGCGACACCGTCTTCCAGCAGGACAACGTCATGTCACAGGTGCGGGACACCATCACGTCCCTGGACCAAGCGCTGGCCACCATGGACGCCGAATCGGCAGCGCAACAGATGAACGCCCTGCGCATCGAAGCGGAGTCCGTTGGCCGCATGGACCTGTCCTCCTGGACCGAACTGCAACGGGTATTCCCGGAGTACGCGAAGGGCGTGGAGGCCGCGGCCAACGCCACCGGGCAGGCCACGTCCGAGGCGGACCTGTTCCAGGCCGCCATGGGCAACCTCCCGGCGCACATGCAGGCCGTCGCCGAGGGCGGAGAAGCCGCAGGCGAGGGAGCCGCGGCCGGCGCCGAAGGAATCAACGAGCTCGGAGAAGCGGCCGAGGAAACCGAAGAGTCCCTGTCGGACATCGTGGACGCCATGATGACCCTCGGTGTCATCAACCGCGACGCGCAGGCGGCCACCGATGCTCACCAGCAGTCCCTCCGGGACCTGGCCGAGTCGTTCAAGGAGAACGGCATGTCCATCGAAGGGAACACCGAGAAGGCCGCGGCCAACCGCGCCGCCACCCGCGAGGTCGCCGAGACCGCGTGGGACGCTGCGGCGGCCCTGGCAGAGCAGGGGGCCGCGCACGGAGATGTTCGTGCCGAGCTCGAGTCCGGGTATGCCGCCCTGTACGAGACAGCGCGTGCCTCTGGGATGAATGCCACGGCCGCCGAGGAATGGGCTAAGGCCCAGCTTGGCATCGACCGGGACGTGGAAGTGTCCACGTGGATGGATGAGTCTGCTGCTCGTATGGCCGAGTTCACCGGGCAGGCTGTCGAAGCCATCCCTGGGTACAAGGGCGTTACCGTCGCTGTGTCCGAAGACGGCACCGCCGGCTCCGTGCAGGAGAAAATCAACGAGGTCACCGGCAAGACGGAGCACATCTTCGTCACCGAGGACGGAACGACGATCGATGTCCAGGCGAAGATCCGGAACATCAACGGTGTCGAACGCACCGTCTGGGTTGATGACAACGGCACCGTGTACGGGACCCAGCAGGACATCAACAACATCGAGGGCACCGACGTGGTCGCCCGCGCCCATGCCGAGACCGCGGCTGCTGAGCGTGAGTTCGCCCAGTTGGCCCGGACCCGGTCAGTGAAGTTCGTGGCGTCCGGGCTGAACAACCTGAGCAGTTCCCTGTCCGGGATGATGAACCGCTTCGGTGGCTACACAGGCGGCATGGTGGGTCGAGACTTCGGCCTGCCGCGCCTGGCCAATGGCGGGCGCCTGCCCTACTACGGGTTGGGCACGGACACCATCCTCGGCATTGGGTCCCACGGAAGGCCGACAGCCCTTGTGGATGATGGCGAATTTGTGGAGCCGGAGCCTATGACGCGGAAATACCTCGGAGTGCTTGAGGCGATCCGGGTGGATCACCCATCCATCCAGCACCTCGCCGGACTGCAGGGCGGGGGCACGGTGGGCCGGGAGTGGTCGGGGTCCTCGATTAACGTCGGCCTCGACTACGAACGACTGGAGGCGTCACTGGGTGGGCGTGGCGGTCCGCAGATCAATCTCGGGGGCATCCACACCATTGATCCGACAGCGGCGGCCAAGGTCGCTGTGGGGGATCTGCAGCACGCATTGGAGGTCAACGGACTATGA
- a CDS encoding Mu-like prophage major head subunit gpT family protein, with translation MTILNTEELLLAEGWEKRNAPSQGFLTNMVEAAKLFNDGMKRGNPFKKAMLSEALTRGDFNIYLGAAFDREMLAKYEDLTPEWQKLARATTVKDFKPKTFVDLFGGRGALDEVKEGAEYKERNKDAAKYELAVKKFGNLFKLTWELIVNDDLDGLTQLPADLAQGAIETEDKAAFEAFVSAAGPKADFFKSANGNAVDNKPLTRANLQAAYVAISKRKDKNGNPSRVANSKMQLVVPAALMFEAEQLVSTPTIPNPEGGSGMIPNPLAGKFTVVVSDYLTVVNTSAKADTTWYLLPAPTASRPALVVAKLRGQENPDIRVKADQGQRLTGGAISPEEGSFGDDTIAYRGRHVVGAGTLDPMLTYASTGS, from the coding sequence ATGACCATTCTCAACACCGAAGAACTCCTCCTGGCCGAAGGCTGGGAGAAGCGCAACGCCCCCTCGCAGGGCTTCCTCACCAACATGGTCGAGGCCGCCAAGCTATTCAACGACGGCATGAAGCGGGGCAACCCCTTCAAGAAGGCCATGCTGTCTGAGGCGCTCACCCGGGGTGACTTCAACATCTACCTCGGCGCCGCCTTCGACCGGGAGATGCTTGCCAAGTACGAGGATCTGACCCCGGAGTGGCAGAAGCTCGCCCGGGCCACCACCGTGAAGGACTTCAAGCCGAAGACCTTTGTCGACCTGTTCGGCGGCCGTGGTGCCCTCGATGAGGTCAAGGAGGGTGCCGAGTACAAGGAGCGGAACAAGGACGCGGCCAAGTACGAACTGGCCGTGAAGAAGTTCGGCAACCTGTTCAAGCTGACCTGGGAGCTCATCGTCAACGATGACCTCGACGGCCTGACTCAGCTGCCGGCCGACCTGGCCCAGGGCGCAATCGAGACCGAGGACAAGGCCGCCTTCGAGGCATTCGTGTCCGCCGCCGGTCCGAAGGCAGACTTCTTCAAGTCCGCCAACGGCAACGCCGTGGACAACAAGCCGCTCACCCGCGCCAACCTGCAGGCCGCCTACGTGGCGATCAGCAAGCGCAAGGACAAGAACGGCAACCCGTCCCGGGTGGCCAACTCCAAGATGCAGCTGGTTGTCCCCGCTGCCCTGATGTTCGAGGCCGAGCAGCTGGTGTCCACCCCGACGATCCCGAACCCCGAGGGCGGGTCCGGGATGATTCCGAACCCGCTGGCCGGCAAGTTCACCGTCGTGGTGTCGGACTACCTGACTGTGGTGAACACCTCGGCCAAGGCGGACACCACCTGGTACCTGCTGCCCGCTCCGACGGCGTCGCGTCCGGCCCTCGTGGTCGCCAAGCTCCGCGGCCAGGAGAACCCGGACATCCGGGTCAAGGCCGACCAGGGCCAGCGCCTCACTGGTGGGGCCATCTCCCCGGAGGAAGGCTCGTTCGGCGATGACACGATCGCCTACCGCGGCCGCCACGTCGTGGGCGCCGGCACCCTGGATCCGATGCTGACGTACGCGTCCACCGGTTCCTGA
- a CDS encoding DUF6093 family protein, with the protein MVGLPNHQVIPPEWQQHHRPVAESTMTGLCRVHGADAPPVWPDVEPSPGPAYASDVPCRVQQRTGEREAEVVSQDVSTREYLVTLPLSRMPDLTVTGSGPYITVTGYKPGHDGDPHLIGRRLKVTSIQRGTLVWERDLTCLDDLTQGGG; encoded by the coding sequence ATGGTAGGCCTCCCGAATCACCAGGTCATCCCACCGGAGTGGCAACAACACCATAGGCCTGTTGCCGAGTCCACCATGACAGGGCTTTGTCGGGTTCATGGTGCCGACGCCCCGCCGGTATGGCCGGACGTAGAGCCCAGCCCCGGTCCTGCGTACGCCAGTGACGTGCCCTGCCGTGTGCAGCAACGCACCGGCGAACGCGAGGCCGAGGTCGTCTCTCAAGACGTGAGCACCCGTGAGTACCTCGTGACCCTGCCACTTTCACGGATGCCGGACTTGACCGTCACGGGCTCAGGCCCGTACATCACCGTCACCGGGTACAAGCCCGGCCACGACGGTGACCCGCACCTGATCGGACGCCGCCTCAAGGTCACGTCCATCCAGCGCGGAACTCTCGTCTGGGAGCGTGACCTCACCTGCCTGGACGACCTCACCCAGGGCGGTGGCTGA